From the Williamwhitmania sp. genome, the window CACCACCCTGCCGCAGTATCGCTACAATCTTTTTTTGACGAAATACGTTAAGCAGAACGGCATTTTTACGGCTGTGCCAGACAGCGATCTTGCTACACCCCTTAGCTACACAGTGCCCTACGTAGCACCAGTTGGTAATAATAAAGCCCAAAAAGGAACCATAACCATTCAAATACAATACTACTCCGAAACCGCCGATACTATTATGTATAGCTTCTATATCACCGATCTTACCCTTAACAACAGCAATGTTGCTGAAACTGGAGAAATCGTTTTTCCGGTTTCCTCAAAGTAATCGGTACTTCAGTAGTTTCCAATTCCACATCTTTTTTTTATAACTTACGGCGGCCAAAATCCCAGAACGAATGAAGAAGGGCTTGTTCTGCCTTATTCTGGTTTTACTGCTTCACCTTTCATCCTCTGCCCAACTGGCTAAGGTGCAGGCTGGGTTTATCTATAACTTCACCAGATATCTTACCTGGGACGAGAACTCTATGGGTGATGTTTTTGTGATTGGAGTTCTAGGAAACACTAATACTACTGAGATCCTTCGCATGCTTGAGGGTAACCGAACAATCCAAAATCGTCAAATAGAAATAAAAACCTATGAGTCCGTTGGGGAAATTGGCAAATGCCTCATTCTTTACATTCCGAAGGAGCGTAGAAACAGCCTTGAAGTTGTGTTGGCAAAAATTGGCAATAATCCTACCCTTATTATCTGTGAGGAGGAGGGAATGGCTGCAAAAGGTGCCGGCATAAACTTTTTGATGGAGAACGGAAGGGTTACATTCGAAATTAATCCTGCTGCCATAAAGAGGCAGGGCATTACCATTAAGCCACAGTTGTTGGCTCTTGCCCACAAAGTATATTGATCCATTTCTCCGTTACAACCCATTTATTGTCAGAAAAGAAAATCTCCTTTTCAATAAATTTATAAATTTGTGCCTTTGCTAAAAATTATACGATTATAACCGAATACCTCAGATGGAAATTCCTGCAAAGTACGACCCCTCTTCAATCGAAAACAAATGGTATGCCTTTTGGATGAGCCAAGGTTTTTTTCGCTCTATTCCCGATGGTAGAGAGCCATACACCATAGTGATTCCTCCGCCAAACGTAACCGGCGTTTTGCACATGGGGCACATGCTCAACAATACCATTCAGGATGTTTTTGTTCGCCGTGCTCGCATGCAGGGCAAGAATGCCTGTTGGGTTCCCGGAACCGATCATGCCTCCATTGCAACCGAAGCTAAGGTGGTAGGTAAGTTAAAAGAGCAGGGCATTGAAAAGGCATCGCTATCGCGTGAAGAATTTCTAAACCATGCTTGGGAATGGACCCACAAGCATGGTGGCATCATACTAGAGCAACTCAAGAAGTTGGGTGCCTCCTGCGATTGGGAGCGTACCTGCTTCACCATGGACACAGAACGCTCCGAAAGCGTGATTAAGGTGTTTATCGATCTCTACCGTAAAGGGTTAGTTTACCGTGGTGTGAGAATGGTAAACTGGGATCCCCAGGCCAAAACGGCACTGTCGGACGAGGAGGTTATTTACCGTGAAGTACAGAGCAAGCTATACTACCTACGATACATTATTGAGGGCACTAAGGACTACGTGGTGGTTGCTACCACCCGTCCCGAAACCATATTGGGCGACACGGCCGTGTGCGTTAACCCCAACGATCCACGTTACGCCTACCTTAAGGGCAAAAAGGTTACGGTACCGCTGATTAATCGCATTGTCCCAATTATTCAGGACGAATACGTAGATATAGAGTTTGGTACCGGTGTTCTTAAAGTTACCCCCGCCCACGACATCAACGACTACATGCTGGGGCAGAAGTATAAGTTGGAATCCATCGACATTTTCAACGACAACGGAACCCTCAACGAGAGAGCACAGCTATACGTTGGGAAAGACCGGTTTGCAGTTCGCGACGAGATTGTAAAGGACCTTGAAAAGGCAGGCCTTATTGAAAAAATAGAGGGATACGTAAACAAGGTTGGCTTCTCGGAGCGAACCGACGTTGCCATTGAGCCCAAGCTAAGCACCCAGTGGTTCCTCAAAATGGAGGAGCTGGCAAAGCCTGCGCTCGAGGCCGTAGAGAGCGACAACATACAGCTCTATCCAGCAAAGTTCAAGAATACCTATCGTCACTGGATGGAAAACATCAAGGATTGGTGTATTTCGCGACAGCTATGGTGGGGCCACCGAATTCCGGCCTACTACCTTAGCAATGGTACCTTTGTGGTAGCAGAAACGGAAGAGGAAGCACTTGCGTTGGCGAAAAAGGAGACGGGTAACTCTAACCTAACAACTGCTGATCTCCATCAGGACTCCGACGTGCTCGACACCTGGTTCTCATCGTGGCTATGGCCTATTTCTGTTTTTGATGGCATCCGTAATCCTGAGAATCCCGAAATTAACTACTACTACCCCACCAACGACTTAGTAACGGCTCCCGAAATACTATTCTTTTGGGTTGCTCGCATGGTTGTTGCTGGGTATGAATATAGAGGCGAAAAACCATTTACCAACGTTTACCTTACCGGCATTGTGCGCGATCAGCAACGGCGTAAAATGTCGAAACAGCTGGGGAATTCACCCGATCCGCTCGATCTCATTGCCAAGTATGGCGCCGATGGTGTTCGAGTAGGTATGCTGCTGTGCAGCCCCGCTGGCAATGACCTCCTCTTCGACGAAAACCTAACTGAGCAAGGCCGCAACTTCAGCAACAAAATATGGAACGCCTTCAGGCTAGTAAATGGTTGGCAGGTAGACAGCACCATTCCTCAACCCGAGCATGCACGCCTCACCGTGGAGTGGTTCGACGCCATGCTCGACAAGACCATTGAGCAGGTCAGCCAGCAGTTCGATGCCTACAACGTATCCGAGGCCTTGATGGTGATATACAAGCTCTTTTGGGACGAGTTTTCGAGTTGGTACCTAGAGGCCGTTAAGCCAGGATTTAATCAGCCTATCGACAGTGTTACCTTCAACGCCACCATTGGTTACTTCGAAAAGTTGCTCAAGTTGCTCCATCCATACATGCCCTTCATTACCGAGGAGATTTATCACCTCATCGCCGAGCGCGAAGTTGGTGACTGCATCATGGTGAGCCTGTTACCTCAATCCAAACCATACAGCAGCAGTCTGCTTGAGGAGTTCGATAACCTAAAGGAAACGGTGACCAACATCCGCTCTATTCGGCAGGATAAAAACATTCCTCAGAAAGATGCGCTTGAGCTATTTGTAAAGCGCGATGGTGTGCCAACGATAGACCTTTCATCGGTAATTTGCAAAATGGCAAACCTCACCGCCATTACCCACACCGAATCGAAGGTAGAAGGAGCCTCCTCCTTCTTGGTAAAAACAACGGAGTTCTTCCTGCCGCTTGGAGGCCTGCTCAACGTTGAAGAGGAACTAAATAAGTTGAATGCTGAGCTCACCTACCTCCAAGGATTTCTGGTTTCAGTTAATAAAAAGTTGAGTAACTCCAGCTTTGTAAATAATGCACCCGCCAAGGTTGTAGAGGTGGAGCAGAACAAAAAGGCAGACGCTGAATCGAAGATAAAAGCCATCATGGGACAGCTTGCACAATTAAAGAAATAGCCAGCTTTTAGCTACAGTTATATATACCGTCATGCAAATGGCGGTATTTTTTTTTGAAAATGGTCGAAACAGGTTATGTTTTCTAACATTGACGCAATCGTTTGAAAATTGTTGGTTAATTTGCCCTAA encodes:
- a CDS encoding valine--tRNA ligase, with the protein product MEIPAKYDPSSIENKWYAFWMSQGFFRSIPDGREPYTIVIPPPNVTGVLHMGHMLNNTIQDVFVRRARMQGKNACWVPGTDHASIATEAKVVGKLKEQGIEKASLSREEFLNHAWEWTHKHGGIILEQLKKLGASCDWERTCFTMDTERSESVIKVFIDLYRKGLVYRGVRMVNWDPQAKTALSDEEVIYREVQSKLYYLRYIIEGTKDYVVVATTRPETILGDTAVCVNPNDPRYAYLKGKKVTVPLINRIVPIIQDEYVDIEFGTGVLKVTPAHDINDYMLGQKYKLESIDIFNDNGTLNERAQLYVGKDRFAVRDEIVKDLEKAGLIEKIEGYVNKVGFSERTDVAIEPKLSTQWFLKMEELAKPALEAVESDNIQLYPAKFKNTYRHWMENIKDWCISRQLWWGHRIPAYYLSNGTFVVAETEEEALALAKKETGNSNLTTADLHQDSDVLDTWFSSWLWPISVFDGIRNPENPEINYYYPTNDLVTAPEILFFWVARMVVAGYEYRGEKPFTNVYLTGIVRDQQRRKMSKQLGNSPDPLDLIAKYGADGVRVGMLLCSPAGNDLLFDENLTEQGRNFSNKIWNAFRLVNGWQVDSTIPQPEHARLTVEWFDAMLDKTIEQVSQQFDAYNVSEALMVIYKLFWDEFSSWYLEAVKPGFNQPIDSVTFNATIGYFEKLLKLLHPYMPFITEEIYHLIAEREVGDCIMVSLLPQSKPYSSSLLEEFDNLKETVTNIRSIRQDKNIPQKDALELFVKRDGVPTIDLSSVICKMANLTAITHTESKVEGASSFLVKTTEFFLPLGGLLNVEEELNKLNAELTYLQGFLVSVNKKLSNSSFVNNAPAKVVEVEQNKKADAESKIKAIMGQLAQLKK
- a CDS encoding YfiR family protein: MKKGLFCLILVLLLHLSSSAQLAKVQAGFIYNFTRYLTWDENSMGDVFVIGVLGNTNTTEILRMLEGNRTIQNRQIEIKTYESVGEIGKCLILYIPKERRNSLEVVLAKIGNNPTLIICEEEGMAAKGAGINFLMENGRVTFEINPAAIKRQGITIKPQLLALAHKVY